GCGCCGAAAACCGGCTTCAACGGTTCGACATTGGCCAATTCGGCCTGAGCTTCCCGCAATACGGCGCCGGCGGCATCGCCGGCCAAACCCAGCAACGCCCAGTCCGCCGCCAGCTCCACCTTGACCTTGGAGCGCAAAACAAACATCTTCAGCCGCTTGGCAATCGCTTCGGCGATATCGGCGGAAACCATCAGATAATAAGCGCCGTCCTTAAACCACGCCAAAAAGCTGGCCAGCATCCGGCCCTTGGCCGTCGAATATGTGCTGTATTGCGCGCGCCCTTCAAGCAGTTCGCGAATATCGCTGGATAGCTGCCCCTGCAAAAAGGCGGCGGCGTCCTCGCCTTCCACCCGAATCAACGCAAAGGTATCCAGGCACGCCAGCGCGGAACCCTCTCGCAAAGCAGAGATCTGCTCCAGATGCGCATCCTCGGATGCGCGCCGCTCCCCGCTCGGTTCCAGCCCATTCTTCAGCAACCACTCTTTCCAAAAACCTTCCATCGGCCTCGCTCCTGACAATTTGCAATTTGCGATCTTACCGCCAGCCTTTTTTCCTCGCCAGAGGTGTCCGGATGCGATAAAAATACAAATTCTTTAATAACAACAGGATAGCCACACCCCAGCCAGGCTCCCTCAAAAAAACAAAAGAAATTTGCCACAGAAGCTTGACAGCCCAATGGCTGCGATATATAGTTCGCCCTCACTCAATTCCCTGATAGCTCAGTTGGTAGAGCGACGGACTGTTAATCCGCAGGTCGCAGGTTCGAGCCCTGCTCGGGGAGCCAGTTCACCCTGGCTAAATTGAGTATGTTTGTTCCCTGATAGCTCAGTTGGTAGAGCGACGGACTGTTAATCCGCAGGTCGCAGGTTCGAGCCCTGCTCGGGGAGCCAACACCGCCCTTAGGGCCACAATTCAAAGTTTTGTTCCCTGATAGCTCAGTTGGTAGAGCGACGGACTGTTAATCCGCAGGTCGCAGGTTCGAGCCCTGCTCGGGGAGCCAGAATACGGCAAAAGCCGCAGCCCACGCTGCGGCTTTTTCGTTTTCTCTTTCCATCTTACAATCGTTCCAACTTTTGGAGGAACGATGCCACCCACTTCCATTCTGCTCGCAGCCGGCGCCATCCTGCTTTGGGCCTCGCTCGCCACCCTGGGCGCGCTCACCCGATCCCTGCCGCCCTTTTTCGTCGTCGGCGTCTGTCTCAGCGTAGGCAGCCTGTTGTCATTGCATCGCATCCGCGACTGGCGGATGCCGCCCGCCACCATGCTCATCGGCGTCTACGGCCTGTTCGGCTACCATTTCCTGCTGTTCTTCGCCTTCCGACACGCGCCCACCATGGACGCCAATCTGCTCAACTACCTATGGCCGCTGCTGATCGTCATGCTGTCGCCGCTGGCCCAATCCGGCGCCAAGCTGACGCCTCGCCATCTGGCTGGCTGCCTGCTAGGCTTCGCCGGCGCGGCGCTGATCGTGACCGGCGGCAAACTCTCGCTTTCGCAGCAATATCTGCCCGGCTATCTGCTGGCCATCGCCGCCGCCGTGGTCTGGTCCACCTTCAGCCTGGCGCTGAACCGGCTGGCCAATCTGCCCAAAGGCGCGATGGGAGGATTCTGCCTAGCCTCCGGCCTGCTCTCCCTGCTTTCCCATGCGCTGCTGGAACCCGCCGCCCAGCCCAATGCGCAGCAATGGCTGACGCTGCTGCTGCTGGGCCTTGGCCCGATGGGCGGCGCCTTCTTCCTATGGGAGCGCGCGCTCAAGCTGGGCGACCCCAGGCAAATCGGCTCGCTATCCTACGCCACGCCTTTGCTGTCCACTCTGCTGCTCGCCGCCAGCGGCCAAGGGCAGCTCAACCAGATGGCCATCTACGCCATTGCGCTGATCCTGGGCGGCGCGCTGCTCGGCACCTTGCCGAGCCGCAAGGCCCGAGCCGCGACAGTCTGAATGATTTGCAATGATAATGGAAACAGTTAACATGTTTTCTTATGAATAAGGAAAAGACCATGTCCGTACTGAAGGAATTCAAGGAATTCGCCGTCAAAGGCAATGTGATCGACCTCGCCGTAGGCGTGGTGATAGGCGGCGCCTTCGGTTCCATCGTCAAATCGCTGGTAGACGATGTGATCATGCCGCCCATCGGCCTGCTGATCGGCAATGTCGACTTCTCCAACCTGTTCTTTGTACTGAAGGAAGGCGCCAAACAAGCCGGCCCATACGTGTCCGTCGCCGCCGCCAAGCAAGCCGGCGCGGTGACGCTGAATCTGGGTTTGTTCATCAATTCCCTGGTCAGCTTCACCATTGTCGCCTTCGCCATCTTCATGCTGGTCAAGGCCATCAATCGCCTGAAGCGCGAAGAAGCGCCGGCGGAAGCGCCTGCCGCGCCCGCCACCACAGAATGCCGCTACTGCCTCTCCGCCATCCCGGAGAAAGCCAGCCGCTGCCCTTGCTGCACTTCGCAACTGGACTGACGCCCTTGCCGGCACCGGGCTTTTCCCCTACAATCCGCTCCGTTCTGGGGGAGTAGCCTCGGCGCGCGACAGCGCCGGCAACGGTCAACATACTTGGCATTCGCCATGGCCGTCGCGACGAATCCCGTTTGGCAAGACCCATGACATGCTTGCGCATCGCGGGGCCGCGGCGCAGGTTTGTCATGGCGCATGCGCGGCCCCTGGAGTATCCATGGAAGCTTTTCTGATTTCCACCGGCGTGGTGGCTCTGGCCGAGATCGGCGACAAAACCCAATTGCTGGCGCTGCTGCTGGCCTCCCGCTTCAAAAAACCCGTCCCCATCATCCTGGGCATTTTCGTATCTACCCTGGTGAATCACTTCGTCGCGGCGGCGGTTGGCCAATGGCTCATGACCAAGGTCGGTCCGGACATCATGCGCTGGGGGCTGGGCATTTCCTTTGTGATGATGGCCGTCTGGATGCTGATTCCGGACAAGCTGGATGAAGACGGCGGCCTGCGCGAGCGTTTCGGCGTCTTCGGCACCACCGTGATCGCCTTTTTCCTGGCCGAGATGGGCGACAAGACGCAGATCGCCACCGTGGCGCTGGCGGCCCGCTTCCACGAGCTGCCGATGGTGGTGGCCGGCACCACGCTGGGCATGATGATCGCCAACGTGCCCGCCGTGCTGCTGGGCGAGGTGGCCGCCAAGAAGCTGCCGCAAAAGCTGATGCACGGCATTGCCGCCGTGTTGTTTGTCGTGCTCGGCGTCATCACGCTGCTCAATCCGCTGACACTATAAGCGCCAGCAAAAAGGGAGGCCCAAGCCTCCCTTTTCCAACTCCGCCTCGCCCCAAGCCTAGGTCGCCAATAAGCTATTAGGATCGAACCCCACCCGCAGCGCGCCCCAATGCCGGCCTCGCAGCTGCAGCGGCAGCACCACCTCGGACAACACCTCGCCGGTATCGCGGCTATAGGTTTGCAGCAAGAAGGGCTGCTGATTGCGCGCCGCGCGCAAGCCTGCCGGATCATTGAAAATGCGCTTGTCGCGACTCTCTTTCAAGTCCTTCTCCGCATCGCCGCTCAGCGGCCGGCTATACCAGCTGTTATGCGTAGGCGCGTAGCCATTGCCGTCCACCGCCACGCAAAATTTGCCGCCGGGAATCCGCTGCACCATGCTGTCCAGCACCGGCTGCAGCATCTTCTCCAATTTGCCGTCGTAAACCGTTCGGTACTTGGTCGGCTTGCTGCCGGCGATCGGCTGATAGCGCTGATCGAACAAATCGATGCCCCGCTGCAGCTCGCCCTGCAGCAAAGTCAGCACCTGGTCGCGCGCTTCGCGCGCCTGATTGACCGCCTGGTCGAATGCGCCCTCGCCGATCACGAACTTGGAAACCA
The Chromobacterium sp. IIBBL 290-4 DNA segment above includes these coding regions:
- a CDS encoding DMT family transporter, which encodes MPPTSILLAAGAILLWASLATLGALTRSLPPFFVVGVCLSVGSLLSLHRIRDWRMPPATMLIGVYGLFGYHFLLFFAFRHAPTMDANLLNYLWPLLIVMLSPLAQSGAKLTPRHLAGCLLGFAGAALIVTGGKLSLSQQYLPGYLLAIAAAVVWSTFSLALNRLANLPKGAMGGFCLASGLLSLLSHALLEPAAQPNAQQWLTLLLLGLGPMGGAFFLWERALKLGDPRQIGSLSYATPLLSTLLLAASGQGQLNQMAIYAIALILGGALLGTLPSRKARAATV
- the mscL gene encoding large-conductance mechanosensitive channel protein MscL, with amino-acid sequence MSVLKEFKEFAVKGNVIDLAVGVVIGGAFGSIVKSLVDDVIMPPIGLLIGNVDFSNLFFVLKEGAKQAGPYVSVAAAKQAGAVTLNLGLFINSLVSFTIVAFAIFMLVKAINRLKREEAPAEAPAAPATTECRYCLSAIPEKASRCPCCTSQLD
- a CDS encoding TMEM165/GDT1 family protein, whose protein sequence is MEAFLISTGVVALAEIGDKTQLLALLLASRFKKPVPIILGIFVSTLVNHFVAAAVGQWLMTKVGPDIMRWGLGISFVMMAVWMLIPDKLDEDGGLRERFGVFGTTVIAFFLAEMGDKTQIATVALAARFHELPMVVAGTTLGMMIANVPAVLLGEVAAKKLPQKLMHGIAAVLFVVLGVITLLNPLTL